From Oryza sativa Japonica Group chromosome 4, ASM3414082v1, one genomic window encodes:
- the LOC112938644 gene encoding uncharacterized protein — protein sequence MDRNLSGFLIGCVGAAVTLLAYEQTLVSSTQCIAAGFVVLLFALFVKEGFISL from the coding sequence ATGGACCGGAATCTGAGCGGGTTCCTGATCGGgtgcgtcggcgccgccgtgaCGCTGCTGGCGTACGAGCAGACGCTGGTGTCGAGCACGCAGTGCATCGCCGCCGGCttcgtcgtcctcctcttcGCGCTCTTCGTCAAGGAGGGCTTCATCTCGCTCTGA
- the LOC4336050 gene encoding casparian strip membrane protein 6, protein MTKDGSVMEHGEISSKAPLVAPVAAGVNRAVAVVDTFLRFIAIIGTIGSAIAMGTTNETLPFFTQFIQFEAKYSDLPSFTFFVAANAVVCTYLVLSIPLSIVHILRPRARYSRLFLVFFDTAMLALLTAGASAAAAIVYLAHKGNVRANWFSICQQFDSFCERISGSLIGSFAAMVLLVVLITLSAFALARRH, encoded by the exons ATGACGAAGGACGGATCAGTGATGGAGCACGGGGAGATCAGCTCGAAGGCGCCCCTggtggcgccggtggcggccgGCGTGAACCGCGCCGTCGCGGTGGTGGACACATTCCTCCGGTTCATCGCCATCATCGGCACGATCGGCAGCGCCATCGCCATGGGCACCACCAACGAGACGCTCCCCTTCTTCACGCAGTTCATCCAGTTCGAGGCCAAGTACAGCGACCTCCCGTCCTTCAC GTTCTTCGTGGCGGCGAACGCGGTGGTGTGCACGTACCTGGTGCTGTCCATCCCGCTGTCCATCGTGCACATCCTCAGGCCCAGGGCGCGGTACAGCCGGCTGTTCCTCGTCTTCTTCGACACG gCGATGCTGGCTCTGCTGACGGcgggcgcgtcggcggcggcggcgatcgtgTACCTGGCGCACAAGGGCAACGTGCGGGCAAACTGGTTCTCCATCTGCCAGCAGTTCGACTCCTTCTGCGAGCGCATCTCCGGCTCGCTCATCGGCTCCTTCGCCGCCATGGTCCTGCTCGTCGTCCTCATCACCCTCTCCGCGTTCGCGCTCGCAAGGCGCCACTGA
- the LOC4336051 gene encoding cyclic pyranopterin monophosphate synthase, mitochondrial yields MSVLRSILPTVARNNGWRCFATGFPSDTIAELNKEMESVFGESPSPSPLGSTPQQPARPTNGSGDGQPMLTHTDSSGQAKMVDVSSKHDSTRVAIATCRVLLGQEAFDLVASNKIAKGDVLTVAKIAGITGAKQTSNLIPLCHNLNLSHVRVDLTLNEEDSSVMIEGEASTSGKTGVEMEAMTAVAIAGLTVYDMCKAASKNICITDICLQHKSGGKSGSWSRS; encoded by the exons ATGTCAGTCCTTCGCTCCATTCTCCCGACAGTAGCAAGAAACAATGGTTGGAGATGCTTTGCTACTGGGTTTCCTTCCGATACTATAGCAGAGCTCAATAAG GAAATGGAATCTGTGTTTGGTGAATCTCCTTCACCCAGTCCTTTAGGTTCAACTCCTCAGCAACCAGCAAGGCCCACTAATGGATCAGGGGATGGACAACCAATGCTTACCCATACTGATAGCAGTGGCCAGGCAAAGATGGTTGATGTCTCATCCAAGCATGACAGCACAAGAGTTGCTATAGCCACATGCAGGGTCTTGCTAGGCCAGGAGGCATTTGATTTGGTAGCATCAAACAAGATTGCCAAAGGAGATGTTCTAACTGTTGCAAAGATTGCTGGAATAACTGGTGCAAAGCAAACCAGCAACCTCATACCGCTGTGCCACAACCTTAATCTATCCCATGTTCGTGTTGATCTTACTCTTAACGAAGAAGATTCTAGTGTTATGATAGAAGGAGAAGCTTCAACCAGTGGCAAGACAGGGGTTGAGATGGAAGCAATGACAGCAGTTGCCATTGCTGGTCTCACAGTCTATGACATGTGCAAAGCTGCTTCAAAGAACATATGCATAACAGATATCTGTCTCCAGCACAAATCTGGTGGAAAGAGTGGAAGCTGGTCCAGAAGTTAG
- the LOC4336052 gene encoding nAC domain-containing protein 4 isoform X1 → MEQHQGQAGMDLPPGFRFHPTDEELITHYLAKKVADARFAALAVAEADLNKCEPWDLPSLAKMGEKEWYFFCLKDRKYPTGLRTNRATESGYWKATGKDKDIFRRKALVGMKKTLVFYTGRAPKGEKSGWVMHEYRLHGKLHAAALGFLHGKPASSKNEWVLCRVFKKSLVEVGAAGGKKAAVVTMEMARGGSTSSSVADEIAMSSVVLPPLMDMSGAGAGAVDPATTAHVTCFSNALEGQFFNPTAVHGHGGGDSSPFMASFTQYGQLHHGVSLVQLLESCNGYGGLVDMAASGSQLQPAACGGERERLSASQDTGLTSDVNPEISSSSGQKFDHEAALWGY, encoded by the exons ATGGAGCAGCATCAGGGCCAGGCAGGCATGGACTTGCCCCCTGGCTTCCGCTTCCACCCGACCGACGAGGAGCTGAtcacgcactacctcgccaaGAAGGTCGCCGACGCCCGcttcgccgccctcgccgtcgccgaggccgACCTCAACAAGTGCGAGCCCTGGGACCTGCCAt CTCTGGCGAAGATGGGGGAGAAGGAGTGGTACTTCTTCTGCCTCAAGGACAGGAAGTACCCGACGGGGCTGAGGACGAACAGGGCGACGGAGTCCGGGTACTGGAAGGCCACGGGGAAGGACAAGGACATCTTCAGACGGAAGGCCCTCGTCGGCATGAAGAAGACGCTCGTTTTCTACACGGGGCGCGCTCCCAAGGGGGAGAAGTCTGGCTGGGTCATGCACGAGTACCGCCTCCACGGCaagctccacgccgccgccctcggctTCCTCCACGGCAAGCCCGCGTCGTCCAAG AACGAGTGGGTGTTGTGCAGGGTGTTCAAGAAGAGCCTCGTGGAggtgggcgcggcgggagggaaGAAGGCGGCCGTGGTGACGATGGAGATGGCGAGGGGAgggtcgacgtcgtcgtccgtGGCGGACGAGATCGCCATGTCGTCCGTCGTCCTCCCTCCGCTGATGGACATGTccggagccggcgccggcgccgtcgacccggcgacgacggcgcacgtgACCTGCTTCTCCAACGCGCTGGAGGGCCAGTTCTTTAACCCGACGGCAGTAcacgggcacggcggcggcgactcctcGCCGTTCATGGCGAGCTTCACGCAGTACGGGCAGCTGCACCACGGCGTGAGCCTGGTGCAACTCCTGGAGAGCTGCAACGGCTACGGCGGCCTCGTCGACATGGCAGCGTCCGGCAGCCAGCTGCagccggcggcgtgcggcggcgagcgggagaGGCTTAGCGCGTCGCAGGACACCGGCCTCACCTCCGACGTGAACCCGGAGATCTCGTCATCCTCCGGCCAAAAATTCGACCACGAGGCCGCGCTATGGGGCTACTAA